DNA sequence from the Amycolatopsis sp. Hca4 genome:
CCTACGCCGTCGGCGGGCTGCTCGTGGTGCTGGTGATGCGGATGCTCGGCGAGATGGCGACCGCGGCGCCGTCACTGGGCTCGTTCATGGAGTACGCGCGCGACGCCCTCGGCGGCTGGGCCGGCTTCACGATCGGCTGGCTGTACTGGTACTTCTGGGTCGGCGTGGTCGCGTTCGAGGCGGTCGCGGGCGCGAAGATCCTGCAGGGCTGGATCCCCGGCGTGCCGCAGTGGGTGTTTTCCCTGGCCCTGATGCTGCTGCTGACGGCGACGAACCTGGCCTCGGCGCGCTCGTTCGGCGAGACGGAGTTCTGGCTGGCGTCGATCAAGGTCGCCACCATCGTCGTGTTCCTGGTGCTGGGCACGCTGTTCGTGCTCGGGCTTTGGCCGGACGCCCACTTCTCGGTGGGCAACATCGGCCTCGACGGCTTCGTCCCGAACGGCCCGTTTTCGGTGGTGCACGGCGTGGTGATCGTGATTTTCTCCTATTTCGGAGCGGAGATCGTGACGATCGCGGCGGCGGAGTCCGACCAGCCGGAGACGGCGGTCCGCAAGGCGACGTCGACGATCGTCTGGCGCGTGATCGTGTTCTACGTGGGTTCGGTGGCCTTGCTGGTGATGATCACGCCCTGGCGCGAAATCCCGAGCGAGACAAGCCCGTTCGCGGCGGCGTTCGGCCGTTTCGGCGTCCCGGCGGCCTCGACGATCGTGTCGGCGGTGGTACTGACGGCGGCGCTGTCGGTGCTGAATTCGGGGCTGTACACGGCATCCCGGATGTTGTTCGCGTTGCGCCGCCACGGCTGGGCCCCGGGCTGGATCGCGGACACGAACGCGCGAGGCGTGCCGTGGAAGGCGATCCTGGCGTCGACGTCGGTCGGGTACGTGGCGGTGGTGATGAGTTACGTGTCCCCGGACAAGATCTTCTATTTCATCATCAATTCGGCGGGCGCGGTGGCCTTGTTCGTGTACGCGATCATCTGCGGTTCGCAGATCCGGATGCGGAGGACGCTCGAGGCGTCGGCGCCGGAGAAGCTGAAGCTGCGGATGTGGGGGTACCCGTGGTTGAGCTGGGTGACGCTGGGACTGACGCTGGTGGTGGTGGCGTCGATGCTGTTCGTGGACGCGGACACACGGGCGCAGTTGTCCTTGAGTCTGGTCAGCTTGGCGGTGATCTTGGGCGTCTACGCGGTCATCCGCCGGCGATCCGCCGCCTGATGGGTTCGGCTCCGACGGACCTTGTAAACGTTCCGTACATCTCGGCCGCCGTCGCGTTGTCGCGTCCGCGGAGGGCCAGAACAAGCCCGCTCAGCAGGGCGGCGTAGCGCATCCCGCGAAGCATGACAGGCAAGAAGAACATGACGATCAGCGAGTTGTTCATGCCATCAGCCTGTGCGGCTCGCGGCCTCTCGGGGGTCGCAGTCGGACCGCAGAGACGGGAATAGACTGACCCGCCTGGTGACACGCCGCGTCCGAGAGGGTCGGCGAGGGGGCGGGACGGATGAGCGAGTTGCTCCGGCAACTCGAGTCGTTGGAGAACCGGGCACGAGCCGCCAGACGGGACTCGGGCAAGGATGACTCGCGAGGTACCGCCGCAAGACAAGCCGGCTTGGCCAAACAGACGGTGAGCGGCTGGTTCTCGCCGACGTCCCCGCGGGTGCCGAAGGACCACGACCAGCTTTGGAAGCTCGTTGACGTCTACAGTCGGTGGGCCGGCGAGAAGCCGAGTCGGCAGTACTGGGCGACACTGGTCGAGGAGTCCCGCCCGCTCCCCCAAAGCGCGGGCCGTGCGCTGGGGCGGCCGATCCCGGAATGGGATCCGTTCGACCTCGAGGTGCACCGGTCGATCGACGCGGG
Encoded proteins:
- a CDS encoding amino acid permease, which gives rise to MATKSGLRPDLRQRHVRMIALGGIIGASLFIGSGAVIHTVGPAAVLSYAVGGLLVVLVMRMLGEMATAAPSLGSFMEYARDALGGWAGFTIGWLYWYFWVGVVAFEAVAGAKILQGWIPGVPQWVFSLALMLLLTATNLASARSFGETEFWLASIKVATIVVFLVLGTLFVLGLWPDAHFSVGNIGLDGFVPNGPFSVVHGVVIVIFSYFGAEIVTIAAAESDQPETAVRKATSTIVWRVIVFYVGSVALLVMITPWREIPSETSPFAAAFGRFGVPAASTIVSAVVLTAALSVLNSGLYTASRMLFALRRHGWAPGWIADTNARGVPWKAILASTSVGYVAVVMSYVSPDKIFYFIINSAGAVALFVYAIICGSQIRMRRTLEASAPEKLKLRMWGYPWLSWVTLGLTLVVVASMLFVDADTRAQLSLSLVSLAVILGVYAVIRRRSAA